The Flavobacterium praedii genome window below encodes:
- the gldD gene encoding gliding motility lipoprotein GldD: protein MLKKITVIGLLFVFFFSVVGCKNDVLPKPSSYLRLDYPEADYITYKGNCPFEFDMNSKAIVKEDKDCGYSITYPKMKATIYLTYKPVSNNMNKLLRDAQKLTYEHVIKADDILEQPYINPDKKVYGMFYQVDGNAATNSQFYATDSIKHFVTGSVYFYAKPNFDSIMPAASYIKNDMQRLMETLKWK, encoded by the coding sequence ATGCTTAAAAAAATTACTGTCATAGGACTACTCTTTGTATTCTTCTTTTCTGTAGTAGGGTGTAAAAATGATGTTTTGCCAAAACCTTCCAGTTACTTACGACTGGATTATCCTGAAGCAGATTATATTACTTATAAAGGAAATTGTCCATTTGAATTTGATATGAATTCAAAAGCAATTGTTAAGGAAGATAAAGATTGCGGTTATTCGATTACCTATCCAAAAATGAAAGCGACTATTTATTTGACTTATAAACCCGTAAGTAATAATATGAATAAATTACTTAGAGACGCTCAGAAATTAACTTATGAGCACGTTATCAAAGCCGATGATATATTGGAACAACCGTATATAAATCCAGACAAAAAAGTCTACGGTATGTTTTATCAAGTCGATGGAAACGCTGCTACCAATTCACAGTTTTATGCTACTGATAGTATAAAGCATTTCGTAACGGGTTCGGTTTATTTTTATGCCAAACCCAATTTTGATTCCATTATGCCAGCC
- a CDS encoding gliding motility-associated protein GldE: MDPEPSLEIASQVDFTLVFGFIGIIILLFCSALVSGAEVALFSLSQKDLEDAILENNSKGKIISALLEKPKKLLATLLVANNFINIAVVILFSFVGKDVFATIHSPVLKFIAEVILVTFLLLLFGEVLPKVYASRNNIKFAQLIAYPISGLDKILSPISTPMRSVTLFLQNKLGKQKSNFSIDQLSQALELTATDETSTEEQKILEGIVSFGNTDTKQVMSPRIDVFALEITEPFAEICVKIIEKGFSRIPVYRDNIDQIEGVLFVKDLLPFINDAAFEWTTLLREPFFVPENKKLDNLLKDFQSMKSHLAIVVDEYGGTSGLVSLEDVIEEIVGEISDEFDDAPVNFSKIDDKNYIFEGKINLKDFYRIIDVDEDLFDEQKGEAETLAGFILEILGNFPKKGQKMVFENCTFVIESVDQKRVKQIKVTIE; encoded by the coding sequence TTGGACCCAGAGCCCAGTTTAGAGATTGCTTCTCAAGTTGATTTTACTTTAGTTTTCGGTTTTATCGGAATCATAATTTTGTTATTCTGTTCTGCATTAGTTTCAGGTGCCGAAGTTGCATTGTTTTCCTTATCACAAAAAGATTTAGAGGATGCTATTTTAGAAAATAATTCAAAAGGAAAAATAATTTCAGCCCTTTTGGAGAAACCAAAAAAACTCTTAGCGACATTACTAGTAGCCAACAATTTTATAAATATAGCAGTTGTTATTTTGTTTTCTTTTGTTGGAAAAGATGTTTTTGCAACGATACATTCTCCAGTTTTAAAATTTATAGCGGAAGTGATTTTGGTTACTTTCTTGTTATTGCTTTTTGGTGAAGTTTTACCCAAAGTTTACGCCAGTCGTAATAATATAAAATTTGCTCAACTAATTGCTTACCCTATTTCTGGATTGGATAAAATCTTATCACCTATAAGTACGCCAATGCGTTCGGTAACTTTATTTTTGCAAAATAAATTGGGTAAACAAAAATCAAATTTTTCAATAGACCAGTTGTCTCAAGCTTTAGAATTAACCGCTACTGATGAAACTTCAACCGAAGAGCAGAAAATATTGGAAGGGATTGTCTCTTTTGGGAATACCGATACCAAGCAGGTAATGAGCCCGAGAATTGACGTTTTTGCTTTGGAAATCACGGAACCATTTGCTGAAATTTGTGTCAAAATAATAGAAAAGGGATTCTCTAGAATTCCAGTATATCGAGATAATATTGATCAAATAGAAGGTGTTTTATTTGTTAAAGATTTGCTTCCTTTTATTAATGATGCAGCGTTTGAATGGACAACCTTATTGCGAGAGCCGTTTTTTGTACCCGAAAATAAAAAACTGGATAATTTGCTCAAAGACTTTCAGAGTATGAAAAGCCATTTGGCTATTGTTGTCGATGAATATGGAGGAACTTCAGGATTAGTTTCCTTAGAAGATGTAATAGAAGAGATAGTTGGTGAGATTAGCGATGAATTTGACGATGCCCCTGTTAATTTTTCAAAAATAGATGATAAAAATTATATTTTTGAAGGCAAAATAAATTTAAAGGATTTTTACAGAATTATTGATGTAGATGAAGATTTATTCGATGAACAAAAAGGAGAAGCAGAAACTTTGGCTGGTTTTATTCTAGAGATTTTAGGTAATTTCCCTAAAAAAGGGCAAAAAATGGTTTTCGAAAACTGTACGTTTGTGATTGAATCTGTTGATCAAAAGCGAGTTAAACAAATTAAAGTAACAATTGAATAA
- a CDS encoding single-stranded DNA-binding protein: MNGTLNKVMLIGHLGDDVKMHYFDGGNCIGRFQLATNEVYVNKTTNEKITSTEWHNLVVRNKAAEICEKYLSKGDKIYVEGRIKSRQWQAEDGSTKHTIEIQVTEFTFLTTKKDTESNKAINSSESTKNTNFDPQNNGLPINDLPF, from the coding sequence ATGAACGGAACATTAAATAAAGTAATGCTTATAGGTCATCTTGGTGACGATGTCAAAATGCATTATTTTGACGGGGGAAACTGCATTGGAAGATTTCAATTGGCTACCAATGAAGTGTATGTCAATAAAACCACCAATGAAAAAATCACTTCTACGGAGTGGCACAATCTAGTAGTGCGTAATAAAGCCGCCGAAATATGTGAAAAATACCTTTCTAAGGGAGATAAGATTTACGTTGAGGGGCGTATCAAATCCAGACAATGGCAAGCTGAAGATGGTTCTACCAAACATACCATAGAAATTCAAGTAACCGAGTTTACTTTTTTGACCACCAAAAAAGATACCGAAAGCAATAAAGCAATAAATTCTTCTGAATCCACAAAAAACACTAACTTTGACCCTCAAAATAACGGTTTGCCTATCAATGACTTGCCGTTTTAA